GAACGCGGGCCGGGTCAGAACGCGGGCCGGTGGAACCGGGCGCCCGCGAACGGGCCCCCGACGACCGATCCCTCGACCTCGTCCTCCGGGCGCGTCTCGACGCGGTCGGCCCAGTCCTCGGCGTCGTCCTGCGGCTCGTAGCCGAGGGCACGGCCGGGCGCCAGGTCCCACCACGCCCGGGTGTTGCGGCTGATCCCGTAGAGCACGGCGTAGCCGGGCGCCGGCGCGGTGAGCCCGGCCTCCACCATCCGCACGCAGTCGGCCGGGGAGAGCCAGGTGGAGAGATGGCGCGTGGTCTCGGGGCGGTCGAGGAAGGAGCCGATGCGGCACGAGACCACGTCGAGGCCGTGGCGGTCGGCGTAGAGCGACAGCAGCGCCTCGGCGGCGACCTTCGCGACGCCGTAGAACGTGTCCGGGCGGGGCCGGGTGTCGGTGCCGACGAGCTCGCTGCGCGGCGT
The genomic region above belongs to Nocardioides coralli and contains:
- a CDS encoding NAD-dependent epimerase/dehydratase family protein, whose translation is MRVLLTGAAGSIGRVVTAGLSDRGHEVTGLDLAPAPVDHDGPWHVADCTDPAETAAVVAEARPDGVVHLAGNPDEADLAGSLASHALTTAALLDAMVGQGVRRMVYASSNHAVGWTPRSELVGTDTRPRPDTFYGVAKVAAEALLSLYADRHGLDVVSCRIGSFLDRPETTRHLSTWLSPADCVRMVEAGLTAPAPGYAVLYGISRNTRAWWDLAPGRALGYEPQDDAEDWADRVETRPEDEVEGSVVGGPFAGARFHRPAF